The proteins below come from a single Roseiflexus sp. RS-1 genomic window:
- a CDS encoding IS5 family transposase yields the protein MPRRALRSYPTKDATDLTDEPWAALAPLVVTPSPNGGRPTDIDRRAIVNALLSKNRTGCQWRMLPKDVPPMSSVRSYFDKWNRDGTFIKMNDMLRKLARHALDRDPEPSISVLDSQSVTTTEAGGERGDDRRKKVNGRKRQFWVDANGFLVRVRVHPADISDTKGAAWLLAAHHHSFPRMHEIRVDEG from the coding sequence ATGCCACGACGTGCGCTTCGATCCTATCCAACGAAGGATGCAACCGATCTGACCGATGAACCGTGGGCCGCTCTCGCACCATTGGTCGTCACCCCGTCGCCCAACGGCGGCCGCCCGACCGACATCGATCGCCGCGCGATCGTCAACGCGCTGCTCTCCAAAAATCGTACGGGCTGTCAATGGCGCATGCTTCCGAAAGATGTTCCGCCGATGAGTTCGGTTCGCTCTTATTTTGACAAATGGAATCGTGATGGAACGTTCATCAAAATGAATGATATGCTGCGGAAACTGGCGCGACACGCGCTGGATCGCGATCCGGAGCCATCTATCAGCGTCCTGGACTCCCAATCCGTCACAACGACCGAAGCAGGCGGAGAACGCGGCGACGATAGGAGAAAAAAGGTCAACGGGCGCAAACGGCAATTCTGGGTTGATGCCAATGGGTTCTTGGTGCGCGTGCGCGTGCATCCAGCAGACATCTCGGATACCAAAGGCGCAGCATGGCTTTTGGCCGCGCATCATCACTCCTTTCCTCGGATGCACGAGATTCGGGTGGATGAAGGATAG
- a CDS encoding dihydrofolate reductase family protein: MGLLTFSLNVTLDGCVDHREGIVDDETHAFFTRLMDEAGAMLWGRVTYEMMESYWPLVARGNVEAPPAMRDWAVKLEAKPKYVVSSTRTNFPWTNSHHIAGDLRTSIQKLKDATPASVLLGSSKLATELDQLDLIDEYKFLVHPRIAGRGPTLYQSGLSSTRRLELVSAKPLRNGAVAMHYRRARG; encoded by the coding sequence GTGGGACTTCTAACCTTCAGCCTCAATGTAACCCTGGACGGTTGCGTCGACCACCGGGAGGGAATCGTCGACGACGAGACACACGCTTTCTTCACCCGCCTCATGGACGAGGCAGGAGCGATGCTGTGGGGCCGCGTTACCTACGAGATGATGGAGAGCTACTGGCCATTGGTCGCCCGCGGCAACGTGGAGGCGCCGCCAGCGATGCGCGATTGGGCGGTCAAGCTGGAGGCCAAGCCGAAGTACGTGGTGTCGTCGACGCGAACGAACTTCCCGTGGACCAACAGCCATCACATCGCCGGTGACTTGCGCACGAGCATACAGAAGCTCAAGGACGCAACCCCGGCTAGCGTGCTTCTCGGTAGCAGCAAGCTTGCGACTGAGCTCGATCAGCTGGATCTGATCGACGAGTACAAGTTCCTCGTCCATCCCAGGATTGCCGGCCGCGGCCCGACCCTGTACCAGAGCGGACTATCCAGCACGCGACGACTCGAGCTGGTCTCAGCGAAGCCCCTCCGCAACGGTGCGGTCGCCATGCACTACCGGCGGGCGCGCGGCTAA
- a CDS encoding ArnT family glycosyltransferase: protein MQHARDAAPVAPGSVVPLALVILSLVLGARLARLDQHLTVDDPDARRVLVGFYDVERNPTDLFRWSRPEAALFLFGFDGRPAQVMLRFAAPRGDADPPVLSVSMRGRAVGTFSVAPGWRRYYLLTPTDPAGDTPLLLRTAAYRPPGDGRDLGVVLAEFAALPSNDAVWFPPPVRAIFLASFPVLGWLALLWRAPRQALERQLLRWSVVVFLALLAGAAAAFPRVSGYWLPTIGWPWWPLLPLMLVVAWQPMRPLVIHSVARLRSLGVPALWGGAGLTLALVVALRLGLPPVIGMSGVAAAVTLAVVASGAYAATAASGERFAYRTEALALVAITVVALVLRLYRLDDLPAGMWRDEARHGMQALRIWNDPTYRPVYVVAGADLPALLFYLMAPVLAITGPGAGSARLVSALAGAFMPLALWWAARPILGARAAVYGAAFLAWASWGLSMSRWAFPATLDHLLELAAIGTMWRALGQPTRWRMMAGMALAGALAALAAYAYHTGRLAPLVFALLTALHLGRDTRAWRRALPGLAAAAVAGMIVLLPLLWFIAGDFEGYNRRTGAVAIANSQSLEKRTIALVLDNVARYLGMWHIAGDPNGRHHAPGAPMLDPLAGACFAVGVGLAVARWRTRACIPLVWLALALIPGIFSTNAPHAMRSLGALAPSCMLAGMALDALVVSVRNATSVRWRQVVPATVAGTLALSLGFNVWLYFVHMPRNPAVYHEFDLTETAVGRLVRAAALADDPRLRAVHVFLDRRLTAQDTVRFLTFDVTVGAFDGVRLSGTVDGDALLILPPDASDDERAAALATLGPAARELEAPLLPNGEAPLFLAYGVGDGASRLLAETFPARR from the coding sequence ATGCAACACGCTCGCGACGCTGCTCCGGTTGCGCCCGGCAGCGTCGTTCCGCTGGCGCTGGTGATCCTGTCGCTGGTGTTGGGGGCGCGCCTGGCGCGACTGGATCAGCATCTGACGGTTGATGATCCGGATGCGCGGCGCGTGCTGGTGGGTTTTTACGATGTCGAGCGCAACCCGACCGATCTGTTTCGCTGGTCGCGCCCGGAGGCGGCGTTGTTCCTGTTCGGCTTCGACGGACGCCCGGCACAGGTGATGCTGCGCTTCGCCGCGCCGCGGGGCGATGCCGATCCGCCGGTGCTGTCGGTAAGCATGCGCGGGCGCGCTGTCGGAACCTTCTCCGTCGCGCCCGGCTGGCGACGCTACTACCTGCTCACTCCAACCGATCCGGCAGGCGATACGCCGCTGTTGCTGCGAACCGCTGCCTACCGTCCGCCCGGCGATGGGCGCGATCTTGGGGTGGTTCTCGCGGAGTTCGCTGCGCTGCCATCGAACGACGCGGTATGGTTTCCGCCGCCGGTGCGCGCGATCTTTCTTGCGTCGTTTCCTGTGCTTGGCTGGCTTGCACTGCTCTGGCGCGCGCCACGCCAGGCGCTGGAACGCCAGCTGTTGCGCTGGAGCGTCGTTGTATTCCTGGCGCTGCTGGCGGGCGCCGCCGCCGCGTTTCCGCGTGTATCAGGGTACTGGCTTCCAACCATTGGATGGCCCTGGTGGCCCCTGCTGCCGCTGATGCTGGTCGTTGCCTGGCAACCGATGCGTCCGCTGGTGATACACAGCGTTGCCCGGCTGCGTTCTCTGGGGGTACCGGCGCTGTGGGGCGGCGCTGGTCTTACGCTGGCGCTGGTCGTGGCGCTGCGCCTTGGACTGCCGCCGGTGATCGGAATGAGCGGGGTGGCGGCTGCTGTGACGCTGGCGGTTGTGGCGTCTGGCGCGTATGCTGCAACAGCGGCTTCAGGCGAGCGGTTCGCATACCGCACTGAGGCGCTGGCGCTGGTCGCAATCACAGTTGTGGCGCTGGTGTTGCGTCTCTACCGCCTCGACGATCTCCCCGCTGGCATGTGGCGCGATGAGGCGCGTCATGGGATGCAGGCGCTGCGGATCTGGAACGACCCGACCTATCGTCCGGTCTATGTGGTGGCTGGCGCCGATCTGCCAGCGCTGCTCTTCTACCTGATGGCGCCGGTGCTGGCGATCACGGGACCGGGTGCAGGCTCAGCGCGGTTGGTCAGCGCCCTGGCGGGGGCGTTCATGCCGCTGGCGCTCTGGTGGGCGGCGCGACCGATCCTGGGGGCGCGAGCGGCGGTGTATGGTGCGGCATTTCTTGCCTGGGCTTCGTGGGGCTTGAGCATGAGTCGCTGGGCGTTTCCTGCGACCCTCGATCATCTGCTGGAACTTGCAGCGATTGGGACAATGTGGCGGGCGCTGGGGCAACCCACACGCTGGCGCATGATGGCTGGCATGGCGCTGGCAGGCGCGCTGGCAGCGCTGGCGGCATACGCCTACCATACCGGTCGTCTCGCTCCACTCGTGTTTGCGCTCCTCACCGCGCTACACCTTGGTCGTGACACGCGAGCCTGGCGACGGGCGCTCCCCGGACTGGCGGCGGCGGCTGTTGCGGGCATGATTGTGCTCCTGCCGCTCCTGTGGTTCATCGCCGGTGATTTCGAGGGGTACAACCGCCGCACGGGAGCGGTTGCCATCGCTAACAGTCAGAGCCTGGAGAAGCGCACGATAGCGCTGGTGCTGGATAATGTCGCTCGCTACCTGGGGATGTGGCACATCGCCGGTGATCCAAATGGGCGACACCACGCGCCCGGCGCGCCGATGCTCGATCCGCTGGCGGGCGCGTGCTTCGCTGTCGGGGTTGGGCTGGCAGTCGCACGATGGCGAACGCGCGCATGCATTCCGCTGGTGTGGCTGGCGCTGGCGCTCATTCCGGGCATTTTCAGCACGAATGCGCCACATGCCATGCGTTCGCTCGGCGCACTTGCGCCCTCGTGTATGCTGGCGGGAATGGCGCTCGACGCTCTGGTTGTGTCTGTAAGAAATGCAACCTCAGTGCGATGGCGACAGGTTGTTCCCGCAACCGTTGCAGGAACACTGGCGCTCAGCCTGGGGTTCAACGTCTGGCTCTACTTCGTTCACATGCCGCGCAATCCGGCGGTCTACCACGAGTTCGACCTCACCGAGACGGCAGTCGGGCGGTTGGTGCGCGCAGCGGCGCTGGCAGACGATCCGCGTCTGCGTGCAGTGCACGTGTTCCTGGATCGACGGTTGACAGCCCAGGACACGGTGCGCTTTTTGACCTTCGATGTGACGGTTGGCGCATTCGACGGGGTGCGGTTGTCGGGAACGGTGGATGGCGATGCGTTGCTGATCCTGCCGCCGGATGCGTCTGACGATGAACGCGCAGCAGCGCTGGCAACGCTCGGTCCTGCGGCGCGCGAACTGGAAGCGCCGCTCCTGCCGAACGGTGAAGCGCCGCTGTTCCTGGCGTATGGCGTCGGCGACGGGGCATCGCGGTTGCTGGCGGAAACATTTCCGGCACGCCGGTAA
- the htpG gene encoding molecular chaperone HtpG yields MTAETEATTHAPTAVPFRAEVRQLLNILAHSLYTDREIFLRELISNASDALHRVQFEMVTNQQVRDPDADLEIRISVDKDAKTITISDTGIGMTREELIENLGTIAHSGTRALIEHLEEAQRSNIIGQFGVGFYSAFVVADEVTVISLSYRPDAEAALWRSRGGESFVIDAAERAQRGTTIILKLKEEAHEFADEWRLRQIVRRHSNYVAFPIYIGNERVNESTALWRQQPRNVEQSQYNEFYRQMTFDYEDPLLAVHFSSEAPLDLHAILFVPAKRERGLIERRMEGKIRLYSRKVLIQEDAKDVLPPYFRFVEGVVDSEDLPLNVSREGVQRDVGPNRDPVLQRIKKSLTNRLTKELVELAEKDAQKYATFWNEFSPFIKEGIATDPLARDDLLPLLRFHTTRSGDQLASLAEYKERMVEGQKEIYYVLAADLESARRSPHLDALTDRGIEALLLYDVMDSFMLNGLREYQGLKLRNVDDPNLSLPGEAPAPEVSISDEQFTRLVNAFKETLGDRVVSVRASNVLRHNPLRLVSPEDQQYNREMARVQRILDRDFKVPPKIVELNRGHPLIVDLARLVESGNDATLVRHLIEQMYDSALLLEGLHPNPADMVGRIQALMEAAARR; encoded by the coding sequence ATGACTGCTGAAACTGAAGCCACGACCCACGCACCCACGGCGGTGCCGTTCCGCGCCGAAGTGCGTCAGTTGCTCAATATTCTGGCGCATTCGCTCTACACTGATCGTGAAATCTTTCTGCGCGAATTGATCTCGAACGCCTCCGACGCCCTCCACCGTGTTCAGTTCGAGATGGTGACCAATCAGCAGGTGCGTGATCCAGACGCCGACCTCGAAATTCGGATCAGCGTCGATAAGGATGCCAAGACGATCACGATCAGCGACACCGGCATCGGCATGACCCGTGAGGAACTGATCGAAAATCTGGGAACGATTGCGCACTCCGGCACACGCGCCCTGATTGAACATCTCGAAGAAGCGCAACGCTCGAATATCATCGGTCAGTTTGGCGTCGGCTTCTACTCCGCATTCGTTGTTGCCGATGAGGTGACTGTCATTTCGCTCTCCTACCGTCCCGACGCTGAAGCGGCGCTCTGGCGTTCGCGCGGCGGCGAGAGTTTCGTCATTGATGCTGCGGAACGCGCGCAGCGCGGTACGACGATCATCCTTAAGCTGAAAGAAGAAGCGCATGAGTTCGCCGATGAGTGGCGCCTGCGGCAGATCGTTCGCCGCCACTCGAATTACGTCGCCTTCCCGATCTACATCGGCAACGAGCGCGTGAATGAATCGACCGCCCTCTGGCGGCAACAGCCGCGCAACGTCGAGCAGTCGCAGTACAACGAGTTCTACCGCCAGATGACCTTCGATTATGAAGACCCGCTCCTGGCGGTGCATTTCTCGTCCGAAGCGCCGCTCGATCTGCATGCCATCCTGTTCGTGCCCGCGAAGCGCGAGCGTGGTCTGATCGAACGGCGGATGGAAGGGAAGATCCGTCTCTACTCGCGCAAGGTGCTGATCCAGGAAGACGCGAAAGATGTGCTCCCGCCATACTTCCGTTTCGTCGAAGGTGTGGTCGATAGTGAAGACTTGCCGCTCAACGTGTCGCGCGAAGGGGTGCAGCGCGATGTTGGACCGAACCGCGACCCGGTGTTGCAGCGGATCAAGAAGTCGCTGACCAACCGCCTGACGAAGGAACTGGTCGAACTGGCGGAGAAGGATGCGCAAAAGTACGCAACTTTCTGGAATGAGTTCAGCCCGTTCATCAAAGAAGGGATCGCAACCGACCCGCTGGCGCGCGACGACCTGTTGCCGCTACTGCGTTTCCACACCACCAGATCGGGCGATCAACTGGCGTCGCTCGCCGAATACAAGGAGCGGATGGTTGAGGGGCAGAAGGAAATCTACTACGTGCTCGCTGCCGACCTGGAGAGCGCGCGCCGCAGTCCGCATCTCGACGCCCTGACCGATCGCGGGATTGAGGCGCTGCTGCTCTACGATGTGATGGATAGTTTCATGCTCAACGGGTTGCGCGAGTACCAGGGGTTGAAACTGCGCAATGTAGACGATCCTAACCTCTCGTTGCCGGGTGAAGCGCCAGCGCCTGAGGTTTCGATCAGCGATGAGCAATTCACCAGACTGGTGAACGCCTTCAAGGAAACGCTCGGCGACCGGGTCGTGTCGGTACGCGCGTCGAACGTGCTGCGCCACAACCCGCTGCGCCTGGTGTCGCCGGAGGATCAGCAGTACAACCGCGAGATGGCGCGCGTTCAGCGCATCCTGGACCGCGATTTCAAAGTTCCGCCGAAGATCGTCGAACTGAACCGCGGTCATCCGCTGATCGTCGATCTGGCGCGCCTGGTGGAGTCGGGGAACGATGCGACGCTGGTGCGACACCTGATCGAGCAGATGTACGACAGCGCACTGTTGCTCGAAGGGTTGCACCCCAACCCCGCCGATATGGTCGGGCGCATTCAGGCGTTGATGGAAGCCGCCGCGCGCAGGTAG
- a CDS encoding efflux RND transporter periplasmic adaptor subunit → MKRDRVITGVVAGLTALVLAACGAQSAAPSPTVGAPTAVAPTVPVPTLVPLPTSQPIQLGVTGIGEVKSAQDANLSFQVQGTVAQVFVKEGDIVKKGDLLAILDTRAFDQQLEQAKAALANALAQEAALTEAPRQVDLNAARAAVAQAQAALEALQRGPKEQDIRMAEAALAAAEANLQATRDRLSFAKTQAEIQMEQAAAALTQAQARYAQAKYNWEYARDTGNDPIVPEVAAPNGQRVPNKLSDGQRENYYAQFVQAEAGLRQAEKALELAVKGAESARQAEVTGIRAAEAQVEQARLTLEKLRLPPDPDRLAAARAALAQARAQEARIVPDPRESQKAAARAAVEQAQAALTLAQINRERAELRAPFDGVISIVSIDPGDPSVTQGLPAIQIIDMSSLYVDVQISDTDIVRVREGQSAKVTVSSIPDREYTGKVEFIAPTATVQGLSRSYRVRIALDDITGLRAGMSARVDILE, encoded by the coding sequence GTGAAACGTGATCGTGTGATCACAGGCGTCGTAGCAGGTTTGACCGCTCTTGTACTGGCGGCGTGTGGCGCACAGTCTGCTGCGCCTTCACCGACCGTTGGTGCACCGACGGCGGTCGCGCCGACCGTCCCTGTGCCGACGCTCGTGCCGTTACCGACCAGTCAACCGATCCAGTTAGGCGTCACCGGCATCGGCGAAGTCAAGAGCGCGCAGGATGCCAACCTGTCGTTCCAGGTGCAAGGAACTGTCGCACAGGTGTTCGTCAAGGAAGGCGATATTGTCAAAAAGGGCGATCTGCTCGCTATTCTCGACACGCGCGCGTTCGATCAGCAACTGGAGCAGGCGAAAGCAGCGCTCGCCAACGCACTGGCGCAGGAAGCTGCGCTGACCGAAGCGCCGCGCCAGGTGGATCTCAACGCAGCGCGCGCCGCCGTCGCGCAGGCGCAGGCGGCGCTCGAGGCGCTGCAACGCGGACCGAAGGAGCAGGATATTCGTATGGCAGAGGCGGCGCTCGCGGCAGCCGAAGCCAATCTGCAAGCCACCCGCGACCGTCTCTCGTTCGCCAAGACCCAGGCTGAGATCCAGATGGAACAGGCGGCGGCAGCGCTGACACAGGCGCAGGCGCGGTATGCGCAGGCGAAGTATAACTGGGAGTATGCACGCGATACCGGCAACGACCCGATCGTTCCCGAAGTGGCAGCGCCCAACGGTCAGCGCGTGCCCAACAAACTGAGCGATGGGCAGCGCGAAAACTACTATGCCCAGTTCGTCCAGGCGGAAGCCGGATTGCGCCAGGCGGAAAAGGCGCTCGAACTGGCGGTGAAGGGCGCCGAGAGCGCGCGCCAGGCGGAAGTGACCGGCATCCGGGCAGCGGAAGCGCAGGTCGAACAGGCGCGCCTGACTCTCGAAAAACTCCGGTTGCCGCCCGATCCGGACCGGCTTGCGGCAGCCAGGGCAGCGCTGGCGCAGGCGCGCGCCCAGGAAGCGCGTATTGTGCCAGATCCGCGTGAATCGCAGAAAGCCGCAGCGCGCGCAGCGGTGGAACAGGCGCAGGCGGCGCTGACGCTGGCGCAGATCAACCGCGAACGCGCTGAACTGCGCGCGCCGTTCGATGGCGTTATCTCGATTGTCTCCATCGATCCTGGCGATCCGAGCGTGACCCAGGGGCTGCCGGCGATCCAGATCATCGATATGAGCAGCCTCTACGTCGATGTCCAGATCAGCGACACGGATATCGTCCGGGTGCGTGAAGGGCAATCGGCGAAGGTGACCGTCAGCAGCATTCCCGACCGCGAATACACCGGCAAGGTCGAATTCATCGCTCCAACCGCGACGGTGCAGGGATTGTCGCGCAGTTATCGGGTGCGCATCGCGCTGGACGATATCACCGGGCTGCGGGCTGGCATGAGCGCGCGGGTCGATATTCTGGAATAA
- a CDS encoding efflux RND transporter permease subunit has product MAIQRREEKLNGMPISDTSIRQPVFVTMLMLLTIVFGILAFRSLPVNLLPDFEVPVIAVTVPYPGAGPESVADQVAKPIEDAVNTIEGIENITTNASEGVALILLEFKEGTDVNRAEQDVREKVNAIRPTLPRDVRDPIFQKFDPNAVPIVSFAIASTQNLSPLEVRRIVDNDIAPIIQRAEGVGSVQVSGGLQRQINVLMDLEKLRAYGILPVQITRSLQQANVNLGLGTINAGAQEINLRAPSLLQTPDDIARIQITGTPYRIGDVATIEDGVAEKKSFTRLNGVEAIIIDVRKQSGANTVAVADNAKAALERALGARSDLTYIVPRDASEAVRQSTISSLEELIYASVAALLVVMMFFSGVRNMLVTAAAPAAIALVGLVILPAIGIPVDKVLVLAIAIGLLVVLTFIRDRNTLVTMAGLPIILMGTFALMPLFGLSINLITLLALALCVGLVIDDAIVVRENIFRHTQRGETPRVAASKGTAEVALSVVAMTLTVVAVFVPVTFTSGTTGIIFKSFGITIAVAILLSLVEAFMFAPMLSANLFRRQKVQPHPHDEAHSHTGDVGRAARHLRGIDPNQADAGLLHEAEEDPGPLGRFYERILSWSLSSLRNRLIVIATAVIVLVLSVVVASGLKFSFFPQQDAGEFLVGFELPPGTALVETDRLARQAEEVLLADPDVESVISTVGFSGAPERAEFFVRLKDEVPTRAAEERLRPQLAFLPNLTFGLPSIGVPTSTGVTGRQLQLSLQTTEPVQNLAPLIEQIKAEMAAIPGVVDIDTSYRPGKPELRFVADPERIGDLGITNDEIAASVRALVNGDRATVLRQAGQDVDIVVRLRPEDRATPAALQNIAIPTRSGAVPLTSLGTIELASTPQTIRRYNKLNQVIIGANLQGRNLGEVQAELQQRLDAKGLIPPTVFAEFTGLAQQQTEGFESLLLAMLLSVIFVYMVLASQFGSFTQPLVIMVAMPFSFIGAFLALRLINIDLDITGMIGLIMLLGLVVKNSILLVDFTNRLRRAGLDKHAALELAGAIRLRPILMTTLSLVAGALPVAMGIHLVGTGEGGEFRKGLATVLIGGLMTSMLLTLLVVPTAYSLMESFTERVSTWFRRRFDPEGWAEEQAALAAESMVPVNGSAPAVALAVPNGGSVIAPPNHAAAGEPNGHEPVSSPPVRAEEQ; this is encoded by the coding sequence ATGGCTATCCAACGACGTGAAGAGAAGCTCAATGGCATGCCGATTTCCGACACCTCGATCCGTCAGCCGGTGTTTGTCACCATGCTTATGCTGCTGACAATCGTGTTCGGCATTCTGGCATTCCGTTCGTTGCCGGTCAATCTCCTTCCCGATTTCGAGGTGCCGGTGATTGCAGTCACCGTTCCCTACCCTGGCGCCGGTCCGGAAAGCGTCGCCGATCAGGTGGCCAAACCGATTGAAGACGCAGTCAACACCATCGAGGGAATCGAGAACATTACCACCAATGCCAGTGAAGGAGTGGCATTGATCTTACTTGAATTCAAAGAGGGTACCGACGTCAACCGCGCCGAGCAGGATGTGCGCGAAAAGGTGAATGCCATCCGCCCAACGCTGCCACGCGATGTGCGCGACCCGATCTTCCAGAAGTTCGACCCGAACGCGGTGCCGATCGTTTCATTCGCCATCGCCAGTACGCAGAACCTGTCGCCGCTTGAGGTGCGCCGCATTGTGGATAACGACATTGCACCGATCATCCAGCGCGCCGAAGGCGTCGGCTCGGTGCAGGTCTCCGGCGGTCTGCAACGGCAGATCAATGTATTGATGGATCTGGAGAAACTGCGCGCCTACGGCATTCTTCCGGTTCAGATCACGCGCTCGTTGCAGCAGGCGAATGTCAATCTCGGGCTTGGCACGATCAATGCCGGGGCGCAGGAGATCAATCTGCGTGCGCCTTCGCTGTTGCAAACGCCAGACGATATTGCCAGGATTCAGATCACCGGCACGCCATACCGCATCGGTGATGTGGCCACCATCGAAGACGGCGTGGCGGAGAAGAAGAGTTTTACCCGTCTCAACGGAGTCGAAGCCATTATTATCGACGTTCGCAAGCAGAGCGGCGCCAATACCGTCGCCGTGGCCGATAATGCGAAGGCGGCGCTTGAGCGCGCACTCGGCGCTCGCAGCGATCTGACCTATATTGTGCCGCGCGACGCCTCTGAAGCTGTGCGCCAGTCGACTATCAGTTCGCTCGAAGAACTGATCTATGCATCGGTTGCGGCACTGCTGGTGGTGATGATGTTCTTCAGCGGCGTGCGCAACATGCTCGTCACCGCTGCCGCTCCTGCCGCAATTGCGCTCGTTGGTCTCGTCATCCTGCCTGCCATTGGCATCCCGGTCGATAAGGTGCTTGTTCTGGCAATTGCTATCGGTCTGCTGGTGGTGCTGACCTTCATCCGCGACCGTAACACGCTGGTGACGATGGCGGGTCTGCCGATCATTTTGATGGGCACCTTTGCGCTGATGCCGCTTTTCGGGTTGTCGATCAACCTGATCACGCTGCTGGCGCTGGCGCTCTGCGTCGGGTTGGTGATCGACGACGCGATTGTGGTGCGCGAGAATATCTTCCGCCACACGCAACGCGGTGAGACGCCGCGCGTCGCCGCCAGCAAAGGCACGGCGGAAGTGGCGCTTTCGGTTGTGGCGATGACCCTGACAGTTGTCGCCGTGTTCGTGCCGGTGACGTTTACATCGGGCACCACCGGCATCATCTTCAAGTCGTTCGGTATCACAATTGCAGTTGCTATTCTGCTCTCGCTGGTGGAAGCGTTCATGTTCGCGCCGATGCTTTCCGCCAATCTCTTCCGCCGTCAAAAGGTGCAGCCGCACCCGCACGATGAAGCCCATTCACACACCGGCGATGTCGGTCGCGCGGCGCGTCATCTGCGCGGTATCGACCCGAACCAGGCGGATGCCGGTCTGCTCCACGAAGCGGAAGAAGATCCCGGTCCGCTGGGACGCTTCTACGAACGCATCCTTTCCTGGAGCCTGAGCAGCCTGCGCAATCGCCTGATCGTCATCGCTACCGCCGTTATCGTGCTGGTGCTGAGTGTGGTGGTTGCCAGCGGGTTGAAGTTCAGTTTCTTCCCGCAACAGGATGCAGGTGAGTTCCTGGTCGGGTTCGAGTTGCCCCCCGGCACGGCGCTTGTCGAGACTGACCGCCTGGCGCGTCAGGCGGAGGAAGTTCTGCTCGCCGATCCCGATGTCGAGTCGGTCATCAGCACGGTTGGCTTCTCCGGCGCGCCGGAGCGCGCTGAGTTCTTCGTGCGCCTGAAGGACGAGGTTCCCACCCGCGCGGCAGAAGAGCGCCTGCGCCCGCAACTGGCGTTCCTGCCGAACCTGACCTTTGGCCTGCCTTCGATTGGTGTGCCGACCAGCACCGGCGTCACCGGGCGGCAGTTGCAGTTGAGCCTGCAAACGACCGAGCCGGTACAGAACCTGGCGCCGCTGATCGAGCAGATTAAGGCGGAGATGGCAGCCATTCCCGGCGTTGTCGATATTGACACCAGCTACCGCCCCGGTAAGCCGGAACTGCGCTTCGTCGCCGATCCGGAGCGCATCGGCGATCTGGGCATCACCAATGATGAGATCGCCGCGTCGGTGCGTGCGCTGGTGAATGGCGACCGCGCCACTGTCCTGCGGCAGGCGGGGCAGGATGTCGATATTGTGGTACGCCTCCGCCCCGAAGACCGCGCCACACCGGCGGCGCTCCAGAACATCGCCATTCCGACCCGCAGCGGCGCGGTTCCGCTGACGTCGCTCGGCACGATCGAACTGGCGTCAACGCCGCAGACGATCCGACGCTACAACAAACTCAACCAGGTGATCATTGGTGCAAACCTCCAGGGACGCAACCTCGGCGAGGTGCAGGCTGAACTCCAGCAGCGTCTCGATGCAAAAGGTCTCATTCCGCCGACCGTGTTCGCTGAGTTTACCGGTCTGGCGCAACAGCAGACGGAAGGGTTCGAGTCGCTCCTGCTGGCGATGCTTCTGTCGGTGATCTTCGTCTATATGGTGCTGGCGTCGCAGTTTGGGTCATTTACCCAACCGCTGGTGATCATGGTGGCGATGCCGTTCAGTTTCATCGGCGCCTTCCTGGCGCTGCGCCTGATCAACATCGATCTGGACATCACCGGCATGATCGGTCTGATCATGCTGCTCGGTCTGGTGGTGAAGAACTCGATCCTGCTGGTTGACTTCACCAACCGCCTGCGGCGCGCCGGTCTCGACAAGCACGCGGCGCTCGAACTGGCTGGCGCTATCCGTCTTCGTCCGATCCTGATGACCACGCTATCGCTGGTGGCGGGCGCTTTGCCGGTGGCTATGGGCATTCACCTGGTCGGAACCGGCGAGGGCGGCGAGTTCCGCAAAGGGCTAGCGACCGTGCTGATCGGCGGGTTGATGACCTCGATGCTACTGACGCTCCTGGTTGTGCCGACAGCGTACAGCCTGATGGAGTCGTTCACCGAACGGGTATCGACCTGGTTCCGCCGCCGCTTCGACCCCGAAGGATGGGCGGAAGAACAGGCGGCGCTTGCGGCAGAAAGCATGGTTCCTGTCAACGGCAGCGCTCCAGCGGTCGCGCTGGCTGTTCCGAATGGTGGATCGGTCATTGCGCCGCCAAACCACGCCGCTGCTGGCGAGCCGAACGGACACGAACCGGTGAGTTCGCCGCCGGTCCGAGCCGAAGAACAATAG